The Octopus sinensis linkage group LG9, ASM634580v1, whole genome shotgun sequence genomic sequence CACCCCAACGTTCACCCCAActgaaacgaaaagaaaataacatatcAATAATAAATCATACATTTTTGACTTagattaacattttcttatcaacGTAATAAATTAATAGTGTCCTAGTTGTGACATAGAATTCTGACAAGCCATAGTAGCAAATCATGATAACGGCTTAGAATTCTAACTGGTCATACTAACGTGTCATTATAAGGTATAGTGGTTATAGTGTTCTGACGGGTCATAGTAAcatgtcagtgttgttgttgttctttgttccttctcgagccatgcccggCTCATAGGATATCAGAAGTAATACTGCACTGGGATATATATCTAACATAAAGACCAGATCTACTTCTACCTGCATTGTTTTTATTGTCTCAATATTTCAGTCAACTGATCTACCAGTACGGCATATACATTTTCCCATTATTAATTTGTCCATTATTCAAACTTCAGCCGATAAAAGATTAATTGCTATGGTGAAAGCAAAGGCCAGCCATTttgaatagtaaatatatataaaatattgtcgATAAATATAGCACTCAGCCTGTTAGCATTCATCAACCaaaacattaaacaataatgGGTAAATATATATGCTACACTCGGTAATTGGAGTTAACGCTCTtgcttgtttttagattttagaCACAACTAGAGCGAAATTTTATCTACTAATAGCTTTGACAATCCCAGTTGATCAAAGTATTTTTTCAACTCACTATATTACATACGTCAGATCCTAACGTATGTAACTTAGAGTATGTTATTTTACTCTTTGATCATCAAATTCTAAACACCACCGAGGTTAACTTCTTTCCTCTGATTATGGTATAAGTCTCAGTATTTTTGTAGCTAGAGAAATTATATTGGGACAATCATGCTTTTATTAAGGGTTTTATAACAGTGCAATAAATGAGCTAAAAGCGGCTCTTTCTGGAATCGAAACTGCTTCATACACTCATCTATACAGTGTTTACTTCCTTCAAGACTACATTCATCATAagatcaaaattacataaaatttctGTGCTTATGTCgtaaaacaaacaatgtattagtttTCATTTTCTATAACAATTCCATTTATATTTAGGTCTATAAATGACACCAATACTTAACTAGCACCATATTCCATCGACCACGGAAGATGAAAGCAAGGTTAATCCCAGCATGATAAGAACTCAGTTCATAGGGGGCCTTAATTAAATATCGCAAAACATTTTATCTGTCTCTAACAATTTTACTAGTCTACCGCATATGCGTCTGTGTGAATACATATGGATACAGACACTCAAATGGAGATGGGGAGAGGTAAAATAGAGAAGCAGGTTGTGATTTACCTGTTTTTCACCAACCAGTAGTCCTGTCCATTTTCTGTTCCGTATCCAACCACCAAGATCCCATGGTTCAATTTGTGGTTACAATCATCACTTACGTAAACGCCATGACTGTAGAATTGGAATGTAGTGGGACTTGCATCGATGGCAGCAGAGACCGGACCCACGTTGGCCACTGCTATTTGTAGTGCATGTTCTGACTTTAACACATCAACATAATTAGTATCAAAAGCGACTACTTTGCTCCTGTTATAACAACACATCTGTtgctatatatattaaaaaaaatagcgATATAGAAGTTAGATTAAACTGGTAAAACCAGTAagcaaaaattgttttttaaatgtcAAAAAATTCTCGATGTCAGCAACAATTatagagcaaacacacacataaatacgtgcgcgcgcgcacacacacacacacacacacacacattctaaagTGTCTATGCTGTCATCAATGGATAAATAGTAACATGTATAAGAAACAAATGGATTCAATAATGATAGTAAAGTAAATATTCGTCATTGAGTGCTGGAAGGATACTGTGTGGCGAAAGCATGTATCGCTGTAGAATCGCAAAGTACTCTCTTAATCGAGTTTATATGGCGTCATCGCATTTCATAGTGCTTGATATGAACAATCTAACATATAATAAAGTGCAATGTTTCACGTCAGTCACTctggtagagagaaactaaaaCAACAAACGGAGTAGGAGCGAATGATAGTCGGAGATGCTAAATGCAGGCGAACTGTAGAGAGACGTTTTGCTCTGAAGTCGctgatattttaatcaaaataaaattgcaaatttttatcgtgaattatatttattttatcaatttcagatacacacacaaatatgaaattaGTTATTAAAcgcttttgttttcaaaatattatcattaacgcaacatttataacttatatatatatatatatatatatatatatatatatatatatatatatatatatatatatatatatatatattaaattagagataaaaccactattaggcaaatcaaacagtgaaaaacataaaccaaaacatagatataaaattaattaatataatatacaaaatatataaaatataaaattcaaaatttaaattatttaaatttaaagttaaaatttaataaatttttaaaattattaaactatacttataaattatatatatatatatatatattttttttattctttattgttttaattatatatttatttaattttttaaaaaatatatataactatcaaaaattataaaaatgtttaatataagataaaaagtaaaaccactacgatcgtttcatgcccataacctaattcgaataGCAATAATTTaacttcaattaataattcgaattacggttatagtcaatcttcatgttaatgataatatttaaataaacaatcaaatatatttaaagaatatttttttaagaaataaataaaataataatttttcttataaaatactcTATTAgcaaactagaaactttaacgattatgattatgtcatacaatcgattataatgttaaatattaatttttaagtattaatttttaaggtaagaatagatagaaaatgtagtTATCTATTTTAAGGTAAGAAtcgatagaaaatgtatttatctattcagatataatatggctttaaaaaaacataataaacctaCAAATAATCTAACCTCAATTATATACAATATCTAATTACCtaaacatttaacaaaaaaaattactattcatatttttaaatttaatttcaagtcaaataattatataatatttgaataatatttgaagtttttaaatttaaatattttaataagtattattgtataattttgtattttatataaatacttgttgttatgtaatgatttagtttgatttgcctaatagtggttttatatattaatatatatatttatactgtaaaattagatttaatcctaaatctaatttttccctgtaagtttggatttcctcactaatatatatatatatatatatatatatatatatatatatatatatatatatatatatatatatatatatatgtatgtatatatatatacacatatatatgtatatatatatgtatatatatatgtgtatatatatatatatgtatatatatatgtatatatatatatacgtatatctatatctatatatatctatatctatatctatatatatatatatatatatatatatatatatatatatatatatatatatatatatatatatatatatatatatatacatatatatatgtatatataatatatatacacacaaacaaggtGCATATGATATTTCAGGGCagatttatgtataaaaaaacagatatataacagataataccctaactttaaccctaatcctaaacctcattctgtctctctttctctcttactccctttctcccccctcccccgaaaatactcctcttctaaacaaaacaacatcCACTTTTCGATTTATATAAAAGACGGAAGAAATTTTCCCTGCATTAACTTAAAGAGTTCGATTGaaggaacgaaagcgctaatatagaATTATCCAATattctgtttgtctcccaccactgcttgacaactggtgttaatttgctgacgtccccgtaacttagcgatagaataagtagtaggtttaAAGAATTAGTACTGGGATTGACTCATTTCactaaaacccatcaagccagTGCCCTACCATTGACGCAGTCGCGAAGAATATGTTAGAAAGTGCAACTCATGTGGCTAAACTACAgcatattttccaaaatattgaATAGTATACCTATAAATAGTATATTATAGCAACAAATAGTATAATAGGTGTTGGACCTAAGCACAgtatattataaacaaatatttagaaattgagtgtgtatatattacatacatgccatatatacctgtgtgtgtaacTACTTAACTGCATGGATATACTTGTGCCtgctatatttaatatttccGGATAGATAGAGGAATAACGGACATGGGTATATATCAACTCACCATTGCGCGATATGGGTAGGATATTTCTGATTCTATACCAAATATTCGGATATATCTGAATGCTTGGTCCATAAGTCCTCCGTGGCAGCCATTGTTTCCTGAAATGTTTGACAGGCAATTTTCTATATATTAATTCTAAACTTTACAACGcgctcgtacacacatacacacacacacacacacccacacacacagacacacacacacacacacacattgcgggGTTATATAAAATAAGTGTGGGATTCGGAAGTCATTGTTCCAAACTAATCATGTAAGAACAGAAAAGGGAAAGAATGACACACTTTATAATGCTTCTGCTTGTCGTTGCGTTACTTAGACTGTCAGTAACtctttcacgtgattagagaaaaagaaagagaaaaggagagagaaatagagggggAGACATGCACCCGTGACGTGAGGCAGAGGAAATGTAATTGTAACGCTTtgaggagaaagaaaatggagagagaaaatgaggcgaagagtgagacagaaagagggagagagaagcattCATGACGTGAGGTATGGGGAACGAAATGTTTATTACGTGATTAAAGAAGTTAGTTGGAGGTAGAGGAGagttaaaaatgtaattttagcagaggggtgaaggtgaagttaaagaaaggcagagatagatagagagagagagagaaggagagagagagagaggatgatggTGGCGGAGATAGAGGTTTTCGTAGTAATTGGATAGTAAAAAGTGTATTGTTTTAATTGACCtaagtttttttatatcacctattaCTTAAtgcatgcgcataagtgcaattccgcgaaatattcacacatatttacatggcAGACATATGCAATTTAaataaaggttgtatcatatgtacgagatatatattttcatatttgtttatggaaaaaatggaaaattaagagtggatatatattttatgagtaCTGAGTATTAGGTCTAGAAAATTGTGCATAAAgcatataaactgtatatatatatatatatatatatatatataaagtacattaagTTATCActtaattttctttcacttttcaatgagtagcagataaGCGACTATCTTTCCACACTGACATAATACAAGCTACGCTTTCAGATTTTTGGGatgaagttttcagaaataacctaataggtttaccattaattcagtgagatattcacgggtcccgctagTATTTGTATAAAGATGATACTCAAATATAGCTGTGTATTCTATATAAgatgtttgaaagaaaagttttcccatatatatatatatatatatatatatatatatatatatatatatatatatatatatacatatatatgggaaaactttatatatatcatattaattagagaaaaaccactattatgtaattcaaacaatgatagacataaaccaatcataaagaaaatataaaatatattataaaacatataactagatcacaaaaagtacaaaaatgaataaacaatatataagtaaaaagactacgtttatttaattttattattctgtatttattatatgtgaactaaaatctaaaagtattaagtgtgattgttttgtaaaatagtttgtaacataaaatattagaatataaCTAGTGaaaagatattctatagtttgttaaTGCTATTCTCAAAACTaaaatatatcttcacagataaatacatttttctatctatttacactattttttttaccataggtttttaacatgataaatgtattatagacACCTGGTCCTACTTTTAAGTTTCAGATTTAGTTAacggagtttcttctataagaacaatcatgattttatttctttaagaaatattgtttaattctatttaattatttatttaactattaatgttattattgttgacctgaggagtgactatacttttaaattgaattgttttttcgattaaaattaaatttaattgtaattcaaattgaagttatagccacgaaacgtacgtagtctattttattatatattgtttattcattttttgtactttttgtgatctagttatatgttttataatatgttttatttttctttatgttttggtttaagtctatcattgtttgaattacataatagtgatttttctctaatttatatatattatatatttatatagtgaaatttgaatttgtagtaaattgaatttttcccagtaagtttggagctatactccctaatattatatatatatatatatatatatatatatatatatatatatatatatatatatatatatatatatatataaaggctaaaGAACCCcttaaggcacaagtctgggcaaggtcgtttatggaagactggcagttgtccatgcatacgAGCCTCCCCACACCACGCAACctatgttatccaagagaaaggcaaagctgacacagcttggcactagtgacgctgcaactcatttctacagctgtgggAAGAGGAACAAcgtgaattaaagtgtcttgctcaagaacacaatacattgcccggtcctggaatcgaactcattacctcatgattgtgagcccgatgctctaaccaccgagccatgcgcctttatatatacatatatacatacatacacacacacacacacacacacacacacacacacacacatatatatatatatatatatatatatatatatatatatatatatatatatatatatatatatatatatatatactactaatataggatgaagtgttttttacagaaaaaaaattccataacaaaaatgtggcagcatattaaaatacctttacggttgaaattataaacaacttataaataagagctaaagaaaattatttcaatgccaatatgctgataacagacttttaaatcctcaatttccacatattatttactcgcaaCAGAAAAAAACACGAACTGAAATCGGGGAAAGCTGGCCGATAGATTAAGATAtttacatgcgcccatggaaaaaagccgaagcaaaaatcatgagtacataCAAGTACCCtagatatatctaaaaataaaattatttggccAGCCCCAGCACAACGTGTTGACTGTTCTCCACTACAggttatagtggttaccagtccctatagcgaGTAGTAATAtgtctactactaatataggatgaagtttttctacagaaaaaaaaaattccatcaaaaaatgtggcagcatattaaaatacctttacggttaaaattataaacaacttacaaATAAGGGCTAAAGGTCCGAAAACATACAACAGAATAGACTCCGCTTAAGGCATCTAATGTGCCTGCCAAGTAGTGGTGTTAAACGGGCTgacggattaagtctaccactcaaGTAGACCAAGATGGAGTTTGAATTTAGAACATCAAGAGTTGGGAAAAATACCACAACGCTCTGATTCATATTTGCTGGTCTAATACttttaactagtactttatttttattggtCCCGGAAAGACGAAAtttaaagttgaccccggcgggatttgaactcagaatgcactgCAAGGCATTTCGTTTGCAAAGTTCTAACAATCTTGGCAATTCATTGCTTTGGACATTAGTAAGTAGTTTTAGCAGTTTTATTGTGGTGGTGTgccagattaaatattttgcagCATTAAGTTTCATTTCTTTATGCTCAATATTGGTCAAGGTCAGGTTTGCCTTTCGTCTGTGCAGATTTTATAAAACACCACAGCATCCGAGACACCGAAGCTAGGTTCTTTGGTGACGTAATATTTTTTACCTTATTCTTCTGATTTAATAACAGGTCTTCCTTTAAgtcataatgaaaaatataattaaattttaactttagaaTACGAAACATATATTGCAAGTGAGAGGTGTTAAATGTCACAGTAGAACAATTTCATAAACAATTTCATACAGTGTGTAGAAagttaatataaatgtatttaccgAATGATGAAGAGCAGTCTACAAGATTTTGTTCCGACAATGAAATCAGTTTGCCATATCTTCTGAAGATCTGTCCTTCAAGTGAACCAGTAGAAGAAAATGCCCAGCATGAACCACACATTCCTGAAAATAGTCAATGCAGAAATATCACGATGCAaataagtatgtgaatatatgagttttctttgaatattatttaagttcttattaataatgtttaaacCGCtcgctaacaaagtgacaaagcttttgagttaagagagttcccgtTGTTTGTAGATATATGGTTGAGTGGaatgttggttgaactgtcgatgcacACGACCAAGTACGTGCATCTATTCATCTAAAGAGTCTCAGATTGAGAATCTTCAGAATGTCTTGTAAATTTTTACTATGCCGTTAATAGGTTGGATCTGGAGAAAGCGCGTCAATTTCTTGTACTATTTCTTCGAAAAGCCTGGTTTTCTagtttttttgtgtgtaaatCTGTAGATATACAGCCCAATGCACTTATGATGATTGGTACAAATGAGAATTTATATCCAGAGTAAAAGAACTGTAGGTCtctcattaattcaccataaataTTCTCATTTTCCTGAACTAttgattgtacattcacatctgctgggcagctggcCTCTGCAACAGTGTATGACTTTTGTTCTCTGTCCCACAGAACATTATCAGGTCCATTATGATAGTACCGAATTGCTGTTTTTTTGGAGTGTTCCACCAgcattccttgtttttaaaggtgtgaatacctGTTAGTTGTGACAGTCCCTCTTGCAGATAGCATTGTAAAAAGTTTTTGTATTGTTGTCATGCCTCATGGGTACGCGGTATCTTATTTTGAAGCTGCTGCTGTTGGTATGGGTAATATCTTTCACACTGATATAGCATATCCGACATTGTCTATCACAACATGGGGGACTGGTGGTAtctttgtctctcttgtttaccagGTATTTACTAACTATCTTCTGTTCCTGGACAGTGAAGGTATATCTTAAGTGGGATGTAATGTATTTTTCACAGGTCCAGGAGAAGCTACTCTTCCTGTTGATTCTGATGTTATCCTGTAGCTTATGAGATATTATCCATGTATTGCTTTTTGATGATATGATGCGTGCTTCTCGAAGCTCCTGTTTAGGGAGGCCAGTTCAACATGCATATCACCAAGGTGTTGGCAGTATGCAGGCGAATAGCTGGATAgattctgagaaccttcagaacaagagactAGGAAACTATGCTGAGGTTATTTGTCCTCAGCCGTCTAGACTACTGCTCTCAACTGTGGTCACAGTGTCAAATTCATAGCGGAACTTGAGGCTGTTCAGCGATGTTACATAAGGAAGATTGCATCAATTGAGCAGCtgggctactgggagagactgaaatAGCTACCACACTACTCCCTGGAATGAAGACGGGAGAGTtatgcaatgaaatatatatatatatagaagacattGGAAGGGGCTGGCTCTAAACTTCGGAATTGAGTGCTATACCAGACCCCCAACTGGACGTCACTGCACTTTTCCAAAGGTCCTAGTTTTCCCATTTAGAGAGAGAACCATGTACTGCAATAGTTTGAGATTCAAGGACCTACAGCTATTTAACGCCTTGCCAAAATATCTGAAGGATCTTCAAGGAGTAAGGTTAGATGATTTCAAGAAACAACTAGACCTCTTGCTATCCAGATGAATCCCAGATgaatcaatatcaatatcaaggCAGGAGACTCAAATGAGGACAGCAGTGTCGAAttccctccttcaccaaaagccaagcACATAAAATTGGTCATTAAAAAAGTGATTGcactggtggtgctccagcatggccacagccttagagCTGAAATGcacaatacaatacacacacacacacacacacaatatttatatctacTCCTCTTCTTAGGTGGGGGTATAAAGGGTTACTAGATAACTGTGTGACAATAGTAGTGAAGATAGCTAGCATAGCCATCTATTGTTCAAATACACTTTCTAACCTGGTTCTTCACTCCTGTTACGTATCCATGTTGTCTCCAGTCTACCATACGAGGTAAGTATACAAGCTTGTCGCTGACAAATGTCTCGGTAATACTGTTCTGCGGAAGAAAGCCGTTCATCATTTCTACAAACTCTCTGTTACTCTgtagatgaaagaaaagaaacaagaagatgAATACATTAAAATGTAGAAGAGcaatttaaaatatatcttataaAGTCGTTTGTTAATGTGTAAGAGTGCCTGTACAAAAGCGCAAAATGGTGACACACGAAAAATGAAATGGGATTGGGCTAGCTTGTGCAATTCCTGTTCGAGCAGAATTATATGACATACTATAAAGCATATCTTAAGACAAGTGACGTATTTGATTATCTGCAAAATGATGAAAATTGCATACTGAAATTGATGTTTGCTATAGTTCTTGTGTCTGAGTGGCATCGTAGTATTTGTAATCCTGCTCAGAACAAGTATGGCAAGTACCATAATTCGAAAACCACATTTTCGTTTACTCTTGCATCGATATTCACACTCTcacctgtttgtgtgtataatttaaatcaatatttgatatttgtttcaaatttaggctaaaggtcagtaattttggagaaggggttaATTGGTTACATTGATCtaagtatttgattggtactttatgttACTGattacgaaaagatgaaaggcaaagttgacgctggcgggatttgaactcaggaccagAAGCAttttccgatgctctaacgattctgctgagtagctatctctttctctatatttctcaatgattgtctgtctgtatgcctgtctgtgtCATTATTTCTGCCTTTCTCCCCATCTTTATCGAGCTCTCTAATTTACTTTCTCTTAATTtgtctgtatctatatgtttCTGTCCTCAGTTTCACTCCGTTTATCTGTTATCATCTATTTTTTCACAttctctatatctatccatcAGACCGTCCTTATATAGACATATGTCTATCTCTGACAATCAATGCATTATtttctatccctttctctctcttaccctcatTCTCTCTCATTAATACTATTTCTCtacttctctgtctctttctatatgcatctctctct encodes the following:
- the LOC115215577 gene encoding cathepsin L1 isoform X2 yields the protein MMLPLLTFIIGFTLVSAKLIPNDENWELYKSIFRKEYRNAETENFRRAIWKENGNYINQHNLEADMGIHTFWMDMNEYADLSNREFVEMMNGFLPQNSITETFVSDKLVYLPRMVDWRQHGYVTGVKNQGMCGSCWAFSSTGSLEGQIFRRYGKLISLSEQNLVDCSSSFGNNGCHGGLMDQAFRYIRIFGIESEISYPYRAMSEHALQIAVANVGPVSAAIDASPTTFQFYSHGVYVSDDCNHKLNHGILVVGYGTENGQDYWLVKNSWGERWGDGGYIKMARNRNNMCSIASLASYPLV
- the LOC115215577 gene encoding cathepsin L1 isoform X1, with product MMLPLLTFIIGFTLVSAKLIPNDENWELYKSIFRKEYRNAETENFRRAIWKENGNYINQHNLEADMGIHTFWMDMNEYADLSNREFVEMMNGFLPQNSITETFVSDKLVYLPRMVDWRQHGYVTGVKNQGMCGSCWAFSSTGSLEGQIFRRYGKLISLSEQNLVDCSSSFGNNGCHGGLMDQAFRYIRIFGIESEISYPYRAMQQMCCYNRSKVVAFDTNYVDVLKSEHALQIAVANVGPVSAAIDASPTTFQFYSHGVYVSDDCNHKLNHGILVVGYGTENGQDYWLVKNSWGERWGDGGYIKMARNRNNMCSIASLASYPLV